In Aquimarina sp. TRL1, a single window of DNA contains:
- a CDS encoding ATP-dependent Clp protease adaptor ClpS: MSTQEKVLEEVLEKTTEQPNNEIVLYNDDVNTFDHVIETLIYTCEHTPLQAEQCALLVHYTGKCTVKTGNYDDLVPRCSKLLEEGLSAEII; the protein is encoded by the coding sequence ATGAGTACTCAGGAAAAAGTATTAGAGGAAGTTCTGGAGAAAACAACTGAGCAACCTAATAACGAGATTGTCTTGTATAATGATGATGTAAACACTTTTGATCATGTGATTGAAACACTTATCTACACATGTGAACATACACCGTTGCAGGCAGAGCAATGCGCCTTATTAGTTCATTATACAGGAAAGTGCACAGTAAAAACAGGAAATTATGATGATTTAGTACCTAGGTGTTCTAAGTTGTTGGAAGAAGGACTTAGCGCAGAGATTATATAA